One window from the genome of Oryza glaberrima chromosome 3, OglaRS2, whole genome shotgun sequence encodes:
- the LOC127765543 gene encoding uncharacterized protein LOC127765543, which produces MRRNRSKLLGAINGFYAAALDRLPVEAMPALLPRLLKAGLCVGFLDPVSNIVVNTITYKKRVPVVAGGDPDGKSAAIPTRRRRRKALSRIVADTSNVGGCGPSHRLLRDMGVAARSLQALVAFLTNYFPYLRTCEALEYLRLADADLSVAVRLIEQDRSSDAFSFASLTTETALTCAAIAGWHPNPKSLVERLYSIASQIGEASNLLSMEGCLSCRAVKNISRLVKHQQQEPVDLVGATFLPRSLEIKEKQPPFVRMKSLKSILLDKIYGLYLDVIACLPMDGLRMRYHRGLLKAGHCYGPFETPVHNIVLNTVWYETMFPPQEEVSVQMICSRSLVRVACRSLNALVAYLRACFCTISEQQAMRYLFLTGANLWGAVEMARQECHAERNMLGLDLACMVAATAAHHPDPDALVKFFMSTFSMKPLPLQTDPFMFQTGGILNVQLLMHNLMRFCPSSCGSVQTVPVLSERASMTLSCIQEEFKAEQSFICGKVNDALKKYNQRTRGLEYELHVICGLNSHIVNYTMFGRHYGPGYSRHRSKSQYSHVNFLASPRDLHSSQTVPILFFAECCNKEGVIDELTCCPVMGHPGRCYHCECEGAKIVHPDLEKYNGRTDFLEMARDKSSGTTTEDVISRCEYLHDAVDICEEDCVCFDASRDVECAEFLNSRAANKIRLE; this is translated from the exons ATGAGACGAAACCGATCGAAGCTACTGGGCGCCATCAATGGCTTctacgcggcggcgctggaccgGCTTCCCGTGGAGGCGATGCCGGCGCTGCTCCCGCGCCTCCTCAAGGCCGGCCTCTGCGTCGGCTTCCTGGACCCCGTCTCCAACATCGTCGTCAACACCATCACCTACAAGAAGCGCGtcccggtggtcgccggcggcgatcccGACGGCAAGTCGGCGGCGAtcccgacgcggcggcggcggcggaaggcgctCTCCCGGATCGTCGCCGACACCAGCAACGTCGGCGGCTGCGGTCcgagccaccgcctcctccgcgacATGGGCGTCGCCGCGCGGTCGCTCCAGGCGCTCGTCGCCTTCCTCACCAACTACTTCCCCTACCTCCGCACCTGTGAGGCGCTGGAGTATCTCCGGCTGGCCGACGCCGACCTCTCCGTCGCCGTGCGGCTCATCGAGCAGGACCGCAGCTCTGACGCCTTCAGCTTCGCCTCGCTGACCACCGAGACAGCCCTCACTTGCGCCGCCATTGCTGGGTGGCACCCAAACCCCAAATCCCTTGTCGAGAGGTTGTATTCCATCGCTTCTCAGATTGGGGAGGCTTCCAATCTCCTAAGCATGGAAGGTTGCCTCTCGTGCAGAGCCGTCAAGAACATCAGCAGATTGGTGAAGCACCAGCAACAAGAACCAGTGGACCTTGTTGGAGCTACCTTTCTTCCTCGGTCACTTGAGATTAAGGAGAAGCAGCCGCCGTTTGTGCGGATGAAATCATTGAAGAGCATCCTGCTTGACAAGATCTATGGATTGTACCTTGATGTTATTGCCTGCCTGCCGATGGATGGCTTGCGAATGCGCTACCACAGGGGGCTCCTCAAGGCCGGCCACTGCTATGGCCCCTTTGAGACCCCTGTGCACAACATTGTCCTCAACACAGTTTGGTATGAGACCATGTTTCCACCACAAGAGGAGGTTTCAGTGCAGATGATATGCTCAAGAAGCCTTGTTCGTGTCGCGTGCCGCTCCCTCAATGCTCTTGTTGCATACCTCCGCGCTTGCTTTTGCACAATCTCTGAACAGCAGGCTATGCGTTACCTGTTCTTGACGGGCGCCAATCTTTGGGGAGCGGTTGAAATGGCAAGGCAAGAATGCCATGCTGAGAGAAACATGTTGGGCCTAGACCTTGCTTGCATGGTTGCAGCCACCGCAGCACATCATCCTGATCCTGATGCACTAGTGAAGTTTTTCATGTCAACCTTTTCCATGAAGCCCCTTCCCCTGCAGACAGATCCATTTATGTTTCAAACTGGTGGGATTTTAAATGTGCAGCTCCTCATGCACAATCTGATGCGATTCTGCCCCTCTTCCTGTGGTTCAGTTCAGACAGTTCCTGTACTCTCTGAGAGGGCCTCCATGACTTTGTCGTGCATTCAGGAAGAGTTCAAGGCTGAGCAAAGTTTTATTTGTGGGAAGGTTAATGATGCACTGAAGAAATACAACCAGAGGACTAGG GGACTTGAGTATGAGCTACATGTTATCTGTGGCTTGAATTCACACATAGTTAATTATACTATGTTTGGCCGACATTATGGACCTGGATATAGCCGGCATCGATCCAAATCTCAGTATTCTCACGTCAACTTTTTGGCGAGCCCAAGAGATTTGCATTCTTCTCAGACAGTCCCCATACTTTTTTTTGCTGAGTGCTGCAACAAGGAAGGCGTGATCGATGAACTGACCTGCTGTCCAGTCATGGGGCATCCTG GTCGTTGTTATCATTGTGAGTGTGAAGGGGCTAAGATTGTCCATCCAGATCTAGAGAAGTACAATGGCCGCACTGACTTTCTGGAAATGGCTCGCGATAAATCAAGTGGCACGACAACTGAAGATGTTATCTCTCGTTGCGAGTATCTTCATGATGCTGTGGATATATGTGAGGAGGATTGCGTCTGTTTTGATGCCAGTAGGGATGTCGAGTGTGCAGAGTTCTTGAATTCCCGTGCTGCTAACAAGATTAGACTGGAGTAG
- the LOC127768801 gene encoding putative ABC1 protein At2g40090 produces MWRRAATAALALGAGAGGAAIAYSDDPSATLKICAHLPPRLLRDAATAATIAFDYQYSLWGLDPGTPAWVSAKHDAHLRSANRLQELCFRNGGIYIKLGQHIAQLEYVVPEEYVQTMRASMLKRCPVSSYEQVCRVFGKDMGESPETVFVEFDPVPLASASLAQVHAARTHDGQKVAVKVQHDHLTDTSVIDIATVGLIVNTLHYIFPSFDYRWLVDEIRESAPKELDFLNEAKNSEKCVQNFRRLSPHIAGSIYVPKVYWTLSSSRILTMEFMDAKEVTDVKGIKELGIRPVDVSNLVSKAFSEMIFKHGFVHCDPHAANMMIRPLPQDSKKTFGWRRPQLILLDHGLYKELDYATRISYASLWKALVFADEKSIKENSVKLGAGEDLHALFAGVLTMRPWKSVIDPAVDHLVLDGSSNDRSELQMYASLYFPQISELLRRLPRVILLMLKTNDCLRSVNHALVGGSSMESFVIIGRISSEAVLEAKRMSSRSILNKLMIWLEEILLEARFFSLKLLLCFMQLKKLLAC; encoded by the exons atgtggcggcgggcggcgacggcggcgctggccctgggcgcgggcgccggcggggcCGCCATCGCCTACTCCGACGACCCCTCCGCCACCCTCAAGATCTGCGCGCACCTGcccccgcgcctcctccgcgacgccgccaccgccgccaccatcgccttcGACTACCAGTACTCCCTCTGGGGCCTCGACCCGGGCACCCCGGCCTGGGTCAGCGCCAAGCACGACGCCCACCTCCGCTCCGCAAACCGCCTCCAGGAGCTCTGCTTCCGCAACGGCGGCATCTACATCAAGCTCGGCCAGCACATCGCCCAGCTG GAGTATGTTGTGCCGGAGGAGTACGTGCAGACGATGAGGGCGTCGATGCTGAAGAGATGCCCGGTGTCATCATACGAGCAAGTTTGCCGAGTGTTTGGGAAAGATATGGGAGAATCACCGGAAACT GTTTTTGTAGAATTCGATCCTGTTCCACTTGCAAGTGCTTCTCTCGCTCAAGTTCATGCGGCAAGAACACATGATGGGCAAAAAGTTGCAGTGAAG GTTCAACATGATCACTTGACAGATACTTCTGTTATAGATATTGCCACCGTGGGTTTGATAGTGAACACTCTTCATTATATTTTCCCTTCGTTTGACTACAG GTGGTTAGTCGATGAAATCCGTGAAAGTGCACCTAAG GAATTAGATTTCTTGAATGAAGCTAAAAACAGTGAAAAATGCGTGCAAAACTTTAGAAGATTGTCTCCGCACATTGCAGGGAGTATTTATGTCCCCAAGGTCTATTGGACTCTAAGCTCATCTAGAATTCTCACAATGGAGTTTATGGATGCCAAGGAGGTAACTGATGTTAAAGGAATTAAAGAACTTGGAATTCGCCCAGTCGATGTTTCAAATCTA GTCAGTAAAGCATTTTCTGAGATGATTTTCAAGCATGGTTTTGTTCATTGCGATCCTCATGCTGCAAACATGATGATCCGACCCTTGCCACAAGATAGCAAAAAAACTTTTG GATGGAGAAGGCCACAATTGATTCTTCTTGATCATGGTCTTTACAAAGAACTTGATTATGCCACTAGGATAAGCTATGCTTCTCTTTGGAAG GCACTTGTTTTTGCTGATGAAAAATCAATTAAAGAGAACAGTGTCAAACTAGGTGCTGGGGAGGATCTTCATGCACTTTTTGCTGGTGTTCTCACAATGAGGCCATGGAAAAGTGTGATTGACCCGGCTGTCGATCATCTTGTTCTAGATGGCAGTAGTAATGATCGTTCTGAACTTCAG ATGTATGCTTCCTTATATTTTCCACAAATCTCAGAGCTTCTAAGGAGACTGCCAAGGGTCATCTTGTTGATGCTTAAAACAAATGATTGTTTACGTTCCGTCAATCATGCCCTG GTTGGAGGTTCTTCAATGGAATCATTTGTAATCATTGGACGAATCTCTTCTGAGGCTGTTTTGGAAGCTAAAAGGATGAGTAGTAGATCAATTCTGAATAAACTAATGATATGGCTAGAGGAAATTTTACTGGAAGCTCGATTCTTTAGTTTGAAGTTGCTGTTGTGTTTTATGCAGCTTAAGAAGTTATTGGCCTGTTAA
- the LOC127767485 gene encoding protein yippee-like, translating into MGRLFVMHLEGKVYSCKHCHTHLGLSSDIISKSFHCKHGKAYLFNKVVNVTSGVKEDRMMITGMHTVSDIFCVGCGSIVGWKYEAAHEKSQRYKEGKFILERYKVSGPDGSHYFVTHDAHVGGSDVDDV; encoded by the exons ATGGGGCGGCTGTTCGTGATGCACCTGGAAGGGAAGGTGTACAGCTGCAAGCACTGCCACACGCACCTCGGCCTCTCCTCCGACATCATCTCCAAG TCCTTCCATTGCAAGCACGGGAAGGCGTACCTCTTCAATAAGGT TGTCAATGTGACTTCTGGAGTAAAAGAGGATCGCATGATGATAACCGGAATGCATACTGTGTCTGATATCTTCTGTGTTGGCTGCGGATCCATTGTTGGATGGAAATAT GAAGCTGCACATGAGAAGAGCCAGAGGTACAAGGAAGGGAAATTTATTTTAGAGAG GTATAAGGTGTCTGGTCCTGATGGCAGCCACTACTTTGTTACACATGATGCTCATGTTGGGGGAAGCGACGTGGACGACGTATGA
- the LOC127766384 gene encoding uncharacterized protein LOC127766384 yields MDAGEPSTSDSLVLATATNDRASCVGLAELLSENPAALASRDEVTPASDVGDAEGAGSDFDLDFAFAPPVSAAKLVPADDIFAHGRIVPAYPVFDRNFLDLSPGDVAEPASTAAPSTDTYCAWTPRSAPSSPSLDIAARSTRGNCNSETTAKGVPAASTVVEREGKGKEKRGEEGGAHVRLGLTGIFYGKCDGVAWF; encoded by the exons ATGGACGCCGGCGAGCCCTCCACCTCGGACTCGCTGGTCCTTGCCACTGCCACCAACGATCGAGCATCTTGTGTCGGACTC GCTGAGTTGCTCTCTGAAAACCCTGCTGCGCTTGCCAG TCGAGATGAGGTCACGCCCGCGTCCGACGTCGGTGACGCGGAGGGTGCCGGGTCCGACTTCGACCTCGACTTCGCGTTCGCGCCGCCGGTATCAGCGGCCAAGTTGGTGCCGGCCGACGACATCTTCGCGCACGGCCGCATCGTGCCTGCGTACCCGGTGTTCGACCGCAACTTCCTCGACCTCTCACCTGGCGATGTGGCAGAGCCTGCCTCCACGGCAGCGCCCTCCACCGACACCTACTGCGCGTGGACGCCGCGCTCGGCGCCGAGCTCGCCCAGCCTCGACATCGCAGCGAGATCAACGAGGGGGAATTGCAACTCCGAGACGACGGCGAAGGGTGTTCCTGCTGCATCTAcagtggtggagagagaggggaaggggaaagagaagagaggggaggaaggtggggcccacgtgcggTTGGGGTTAACTGGGATTTTTTACGGAAAATGTgatggagtggcatggttctaa
- the LOC127767311 gene encoding zinc finger CCCH domain-containing protein 24 — protein MNGTPISASAAAGVDGVGAAVALAAATKKSAAAAAAVAEMAKTLTVDTDDAFAGLLELAADDDAEGLRRALERAPPAAADEAGLWYGRRKVLEHRTPLMVAATYGSLAVLRLLLSLPSVDVNRRCGSDGTTALHCAASGGSPSCVEAVKLLLAAGADADATDASGYRPADVISVPPKMFDAKIALQDLLGCPKAGHGVLRVVTRAANSMSSPVSSPTAEDARSPSAAVMMTTKFADLPRVVTSEKKEYPVDPSLPDIKNSIYASDEFRMYSFKIRPCSRAYSHDWTECPFVHPGENARRRDPRKYHYSCVPCPDFRKGVCRRGDMCEYAHGVFECWLHPAQYRTRLCKDGTSCNRRVCFFAHTTDELRPLYVSTGSAVPSPRASATATMEMAAAMGLMPGSPSSVSAVMSPFTPPMSPSGNGMPPSLGWQQPNVPTLHLPGSSLQSSRLRTSLSARDMPADDYSLMQDIDSQLINDLCYSRIGSSTGNHTSRTKSLNPSNLDDLFSAEMVSSPRYSNADQGGMFSPSHKAAFLNQFQQQQQALLSPINTVFSPKSVDNQQLPSHSSLLQASLGISSPGRMSPRCVESGSPMNSHLAAALAQREKQQQTMRSLSSRDLGPSAARASGVVGSPLSSSWSKWGSPSGTPDWGVNGEELGKLRRSSSFELRSGGDDPDLSWVHTLVKESPPEKQVTTAESINSVGPSPLMPPSVSNGEGPSLNAPLDGHDQAAVIGALLEQMQLDQHIGSLAT, from the coding sequence ATGAACGGCACGCCGATCTCCGcgtccgccgcggccggcgtcgacggagtcggcgcggcggtggcgctggcggCCGCGACCAAGAAGagtgccgccgcggcggccgccgtcgccgagatgGCGAAAACCCTCACCGTCGACACGGACGACGCCTTCGCGGGGCTCCTCGAGCTCGCTGCGGACGACGACGCGGAGGGCCTGCGCCGCGCGCTGGAGCgcgccccgcccgccgccgcggacgaggCGGGCCTCTGGTACGGCCGCCGCAAGGTCCTCGAGCACCGCACGCCGCTGATGGTCGCGGCCACCTATGGCAGCCTCGCGGTGCTTCGCCTGCTGCTGTCCCTCCCGTCCGTCGATGTCAATCGCCGCTGTGGCTCCGACGGCACCACCGCCCTCCACTGTGCGGCGTCTGGTGGCTCGCCGTCTTGTGTGGAGGCCGTCAagctgctgcttgctgctggGGCTGATGCTGATGCCACGGATGCTTCCGGATATCGTCCAGCTGATGTGATCTCTGTTCCTCCAAAGATGTTTGACGCCAAGATTGCCCTCCAAGATCTTCTTGGATGCCCAAAGGCTGGGCATGGCGTTCTCCGGGTGGTGACAAGGGCCGCAAACTCTATGTCGTCACCTGTATCATCCCCTACAGCAGAAGATGCACGATCTCCATCTGCTGCTGTGATGATGACGACAAAGTTTGCAGATCTTCCAAGGGTTGTGACATCGGAAAAGAAAGAATATCCAGTGGATCCGTCCCTTCCCGATATCAAGAACAGCATCTATGCTTCCGATGAGTTCCGCATGTACTCATTTAAGATCAGGCCATGCTCGCGGGCGTACTCACATGATTGGACTGAGTGCCCGTTTGTTCACCCAGGGGAGAACGCACGGCGTCGGGACCCTCGCAAGTATCACTACAGCTGTGTGCCATGCCCCGACTTTAGAAAGGGAGTTTGCCGGCGTGGTGACATGTGTGAATATGCTCATGGCGTGTTCGAGTGTTGGCTCCATCCAGCACAGTACCGTACTCGCCTTTGCAAGGATGGCACAAGCTGTAATCGCCGTGTCTGTTTCTTTGCGCATACAACTGATGAGCTCCGACCACTATATGTTTCCACTGGATCTGCAGTACCATCCCCAAGAGCCTCGGCAACAGCTACAATGGAGATGGCTGCAGCAATGGGCTTGATGCCTGGTTCTCCATCATCAGTTTCAGCAGTCATGTCCCCATTTACACCACCAATGTCCCCTTCAGGCAATGGGATGCCCCCTTCATTGGGCTGGCAGCAGCCAAATGTTCCGACACTACACCTTCCAGGCAGCAGCCTTCAGTCGAGCCGGCTCCGTACCTCACTTAGTGCAAGGGATATGCCTGCTGATGATTACTCCCTGATGCAGGATATTGATTCACAGCTTATAAATGATTTGTGCTATTCACGTATTGGTTCATCAACAGGAAACCACACGTCTCGGACCAAGTCCCTAAATCCGTCAAACTTGGATGATCTCTTCTCTGCTGAGATGGTCTCTTCCCCGAGGTATAGTAATGCTGATCAGGGTGGTATGTTTTCACCATCTCACAAGGCTGCTTTCCTTAATCAGttccagcaacagcagcaggcaCTTCTTTCACCAATCAACACAGTCTTCTCCCCGAAGTCTGTGGACAACCAGCAGTTGCCTTCACACTCATCTCTGTTGCAAGCATCACTTGGTATATCCTCCCCTGGCCGCATGTCTCCTCGATGTGTTGAATCTGGGTCCCCTATGAACTCTCACCTTGCTGCTGCTCTTGCTCAGCGTGAGAAGCAACAGCAGACAATGAGAAGTCTCAGCTCTCGTGATCTTGGGCCGAGTGCTGCAAGAGCATCAGGTGTTGTTGGCTCCCCTCTAAGCTCATCATGGTCAAAGTGGGGATCACCTTCAGGGACACCAGACTGGGGTGTTAATGGTGAAGAATTGGGCAAGCTTCGCCGGTCATCATCGTTTGAGCTGAGATCTGGTGGTGATGATCCAGATCTCTCTTGGGTACACACACTGGTTAAGGAATCTCCACCAGAGAAGCAAGTCACTACTGCTGAATCCATAAACTCTGTTGGACCTTCACCACTGATGCCTCCCAGTGTAAGCAACGGTGAAGGTCCTAGTCTGAATGCCCCGCTGGATGGGCATGACCAAGCTGCTGTTATTGGAGCATTGCTTGAACAGATGCAGCTTGATCAGCATATTGGTAGTCTAGCAACATAA
- the LOC127767780 gene encoding alkaline ceramidase, producing the protein MADSMVSSFWGPVTSTTELCEENYAHSSYIAEFYNTVSNVPCVLLALVGLVNALRQGFEKRFSVLHISNMILAIGSMIFHATLQHVLQQSDETPMVWEILLYLYVLYSPDWHYRSTMPTFLFLYGAAFAVVHFLVRFQVVFKLHYVGLCLLCIPRMYKYYIQTKDMAAKRLAKLWVLTLSLATLCWLFDRMFCKKLSHWYVNPQGHAWWHILMGFNSYFANTFLMFCRAQQRGWEPKITHLFGFLPYVKIQKPQKRE; encoded by the exons ATGGCGGATTCTATGGTGTCAAGTTTCTGGGGGCCTGTTACTTCAACAACTGAGCTCTGCGAGGAAAATTATGCACACTCGTCATATATTGCAGAATTCTACAATACTGTTTCTAATGTTCCATGTGTTCTTCTGGCACTTGTTGGACTTGTGAATGCTCTTCGCCAAGGTTTTGAGAAACGATTCAGTGTCCTGCACATATCCAATATGATACTTGCTATCGGCAGTATGATCTTCCATGCCACCTTACAGCACGT TTTACAGCAGAGCGATGAGACTCCAATGGTGTGGGAGATTCTCCTATATCTTTATGTACTTTATTCACCAGACTGGCATTACCGGAGCACTATGCCTACTTTCCTTTTCCTATACGGTGCTGCTTTTGCAGTAGTCCATTTCCTGGTGCGATTCCAAGTGGTATTCAAGTTGCATTACGTTGGCCTCTGTCTCCTATGCATCCCACGGATGTACAAGTACTACATACAAACTAAAGACATGGCTGCCAAGCGTCTAGCAAAGCTGTGGGTTCTTACGTTGAGCTTGGCGACTCTTTGCTGGCTATTTGATCGAATGTTCTGTAAGAAGCTTTCACATTGGTACGTCAACCCACAAGGGCACGCATGGTGGCATATTCTCATGGGATTTAACTCATACTTTGCAAACACATTCTTAATGTTTTGCCGAGCTCAACAGCGTGGGTGGGAGCCCAAAATTACCCACCTTTTCGGGTTCTTGCCTTATGTCAAGATTCAGAAACCCCAAAAGAGGGAATGA
- the LOC127768102 gene encoding oleosin 18 kDa, whose product MADRDRAGQYYQQQRGQVGETVKGILPEKAPSASQALTVATLFPLGGLLLVLSGLALAASVVGLAVATPVFLIFSPVLVPAALLIGLAVAGFLTSGALGLGGLSSLTFLANTARQAFQRTPDYVEQARRRMAEAAAHAGHKTAQAGHAIQGRADQAGTGAGAGGGAGTKTSS is encoded by the coding sequence aTGGCGGATCGCGACCGCGCCGGGCAGTACTACCAGCAGCAGAGAGGGCAAGTGGGGGAGACGGTGAAGGGGATCCTGCCGGAGAAGGCGCCGTCGGCGTCGCAGGCGCTGACGGTGGCGACGCTGTTCCCGCTGGGTGGGCTGCTGCTCGTGCTGTCCGGGCTGGCGCTGGCGGCGTCCGTGGTggggctcgccgtcgccacgccggtGTTCCTGATCTTCAGCCCGGTGCTCGTCCCGGCCGCGCTGCTCAtcgggctcgccgtcgccggcttcCTCACCTCCGGCGCGCTGGGCCTCGGCGGGCTGTCGTCGCTCACCTTCCTCGCCAACACGGCGCGCCAGGCGTTCCAGCGCACGCCCGACTACGTCGAGCAGGCGCGGCGCAGGATGGCCGAGGCCGCCGCGCACGCCGGCCACAAGACGGCGCAGGCCGGCCACGCCATCCAGGGCAGGGCCGACCaggccggcaccggcgccggcgccggcggtggcgccggcacCAAGACATCCTCGTAA